One Vespa crabro chromosome 4, iyVesCrab1.2, whole genome shotgun sequence DNA segment encodes these proteins:
- the LOC124423692 gene encoding uncharacterized protein LOC124423692, with the protein MMTKEKKSITEHNNQRPVNNTSQAMHQNSHYNTIQHHENNVNNNNNYNSINQILAIYRYAFQGISLAPPKTATYNFKRANWRKFAKQIDSKIQNKNQLPTNRNLSIKEIDESIVSFEQIINKSIREIIPKNQANKYDYYQKYVSNNIKKLHSTPLKSSLITRLQFIRYRSPYNHIKHEIYPKNINYKEANEFFPIINKYLRPQKHMSIENFLLNLNKNEFNQEIGRTMSQLVYENEIYITDPMIKLEVMGMYLERINSSRYTNGNTIIKNKTDDIAQKYQDIRRRMRNTKSTFMTFSDQFPAHDSLQRIK; encoded by the exons ATGAtgaccaaagaaaaaaaaagtataacagAACACAACAACCAGAGACCAGTCAATAACACATCTCAGGCAATGCACCAGAACAGTCATTATAATACAATTCAGCAtcatgaaaataatgttaacaacaataacaattacaatagcATAAACCAAATATTAGCTAT ATACAGATACGCTTTTCAAGGCATATCACTGGCACCACCCAAAACAGCCACCTACAACTTCAAAAGAGCGAACTGGCGCAAGTTTGCTAAACAAATTGATTCAAAAATACAGAATAAGAACCAGCTGCCCACAAATAGAAATCTctcaataaaagaaatagatgaaAGCATTGTAAGTTTCgaacaaataattaacaaatccATTAGGGAAATCATACCTAAAAATCAAGCAAATAAATATGACTATTACCAAAAATACGTTAGCAACAATATCAAGAAATTACATTCAACACCTCTCAAGTCCTCTTTAATAACAAGACTACAGTTCATTAGATACCGAAGCCCATATAACCATATCAAACACGAAatatatc CCAAAAACATAAACTACAAAGAAGCAAACGAATTTTTTCCGATCATCAACAAATATTTAAGACCACAAAAACACATGAGTATTGAAAATTTCCTATtgaatttaaacaaaaacgaaTTCAATCAAGAGATTGGTAGAACAATGTCGCAATTAGtctatgaaaatgaaatatatatcacCGATCCAATGATAAAATTGGAGGTCATGGGCATGTACCTAGAGAGAATCAATTCGTCAAGATATACGAATGGAAACAccatcattaaaaataaaacagatgaTATTGCTCAAAAGTACCAAGATATTCGTCGTAGAATGAGGAATACCAAATCCACCTTTATGACTTTCTCTGATCAATTCCCAGCACATGATTCACtacaaagaattaaataa